The Microlunatus antarcticus genome window below encodes:
- a CDS encoding uridine kinase family protein: MPALVLLAGPSGSGKSRLVSVVACPRVNLDDFYRDEDDPANPRTTTTVGADEAPAVDWDDPGSWDAGAALAALVSLCRTGSAEVPVYDIATSRRTGLRTVELGDAATFVAEGLFAPDLVPACRAAGLEMDAIYLDRPRLQTLLFRFVRDVSEHRKPVPVLLRRGLALFRAEPALRAHALAYGCRPVGFGEALAVVRGTRA, translated from the coding sequence GTGCCCGCGCTCGTCCTGCTCGCCGGTCCCTCGGGGAGCGGCAAGTCCCGGCTCGTCTCCGTGGTCGCCTGCCCGCGGGTCAACCTCGACGACTTCTACCGCGACGAGGACGACCCGGCCAACCCCCGGACGACCACCACGGTGGGGGCCGACGAGGCCCCCGCCGTCGACTGGGACGACCCGGGCAGCTGGGACGCCGGGGCGGCGCTCGCGGCGCTGGTGTCGCTCTGCCGGACCGGGTCCGCGGAGGTGCCCGTCTACGACATCGCGACCAGCCGCCGTACGGGGCTGCGCACGGTCGAGCTCGGGGACGCAGCGACGTTCGTGGCCGAAGGCCTCTTCGCCCCGGACCTCGTCCCGGCCTGCCGCGCGGCCGGCCTGGAGATGGACGCGATCTACCTCGACCGGCCCCGCCTGCAGACCCTGCTCTTCCGCTTCGTCCGCGACGTCTCCGAGCACCGCAAGCCGGTCCCGGTCCTCCTCCGGCGCGGGCTGGCCCTGTTCCGGGCCGAGCCGGCACTGCGCGCCCACGCCCTGGCGTACGGCTGCCGCCCGGTCGGCTTCGGCGAGGCGCTCGCCGTCGTGCGCGGCACCCGCGCCTGA
- the lat gene encoding L-lysine 6-transaminase has translation MAEQTRLTPAEVHEVLATHLLTDPAALVVDLERSRGSRIVDSRTGRRYLDLYTFFASSPLGFNHPGLADDPSFVAELGQVALHKPANPDVYSTAYADFVATFARVLGDPALPHLFFVEGGALAVENALKVAFDWKSRWNESHGRSRELGTKIMHLSRAFHGRSGYTMSLTNTEPNKTDRFPKFDWPRIDVPAVRFPLADHLDEVEAAEAHALEQAERAFRAHPHDIAAFIAEPIQGEGGDNHVRPEFFARMKQLAHDHDALMIFDEVQTGVGTTGNAWAYQQLGVTPDVVAFSKKAQVGGIMAGGRVDEVEQNVFVVQGRINSTWGGGLVDMVRSRRMLEIMESDGLFEHAAAMGEHLLAGLQRVAAGSPVMDNPRGRGLFAAVDLADRTTRDSVVVDLFEHEQVVALPCGERSIRFRPALVVTAEELDEAVTALERSVARVSA, from the coding sequence ATGGCCGAACAGACCCGACTGACGCCCGCCGAGGTGCACGAGGTGCTCGCCACGCACCTCCTGACCGACCCCGCCGCCCTCGTCGTCGACCTCGAGCGCAGCCGCGGCTCGCGCATCGTCGACTCCCGCACGGGTCGGCGCTACCTCGACCTCTACACGTTCTTCGCGTCGTCGCCGCTGGGCTTCAACCACCCCGGCCTGGCCGACGACCCGAGCTTCGTCGCCGAGCTCGGCCAGGTCGCGCTGCACAAGCCGGCCAACCCGGACGTCTACAGCACCGCGTACGCCGACTTCGTCGCGACGTTCGCGCGGGTGCTGGGCGATCCGGCCCTGCCGCACCTGTTCTTCGTCGAGGGCGGGGCGCTCGCCGTCGAGAACGCGCTCAAGGTCGCGTTCGACTGGAAGAGCCGCTGGAACGAGTCCCACGGCCGCAGCCGTGAGCTCGGGACCAAGATCATGCACCTGAGCCGGGCGTTCCACGGGCGCAGCGGCTACACGATGTCGCTGACCAACACCGAGCCGAACAAGACCGACCGCTTCCCGAAGTTCGACTGGCCGCGCATCGACGTGCCCGCCGTGCGCTTCCCGCTCGCCGACCACCTGGACGAGGTCGAGGCCGCCGAGGCGCACGCGCTGGAGCAGGCCGAGCGCGCGTTCCGGGCCCACCCGCACGACATCGCCGCCTTCATCGCCGAGCCGATCCAGGGCGAGGGCGGCGACAACCACGTCCGGCCCGAGTTCTTCGCGCGGATGAAGCAGCTCGCCCACGACCACGACGCCCTGATGATCTTCGACGAGGTGCAGACCGGCGTCGGCACGACCGGCAACGCGTGGGCCTACCAGCAGCTCGGCGTGACTCCCGACGTCGTCGCGTTCTCCAAGAAGGCGCAGGTCGGCGGGATCATGGCCGGCGGCCGGGTGGACGAGGTCGAGCAGAACGTCTTCGTCGTCCAGGGCCGGATCAACTCCACCTGGGGCGGCGGCCTGGTCGACATGGTCCGGTCTCGCCGGATGCTCGAGATCATGGAGTCGGACGGGCTCTTCGAGCACGCCGCGGCCATGGGCGAGCACCTCCTCGCGGGGCTGCAGCGCGTCGCGGCCGGCTCGCCGGTCATGGACAACCCGCGCGGGCGCGGCCTCTTCGCCGCCGTCGACCTCGCCGACCGGACGACCCGCGACTCCGTGGTCGTGGACCTCTTCGAGCACGAGCAGGTCGTCGCCCTCCCCTGCGGCGAACGTTCCATCCGCTTCCGCCCGGCGCTGGTCGTCACGGCGGAGGAGCTCGACGAGGCCGTCACCGCCCTCGAGCGCTCGGTGGCGCGCGTCTCGGCCTGA
- a CDS encoding ArsR/SmtB family transcription factor, producing MTTEPTGDQLDVAARTFALLGTPVRLHLVALAAAGEHDVGTLSEKAGVSIATASQHLTKLRLAGLVSARRDGRRQIYTVDDPHVLTLVHQIFDHIAPDGSLAPDPEFPLADPRAALPPT from the coding sequence GTGACGACCGAGCCCACCGGTGACCAGCTCGACGTCGCCGCCCGGACGTTCGCCCTGCTCGGGACGCCGGTGCGGCTGCACCTGGTCGCCCTGGCCGCCGCCGGGGAGCACGACGTCGGCACCCTCTCGGAGAAGGCCGGGGTGAGCATCGCCACGGCCAGCCAGCACCTGACCAAGCTCCGGCTCGCCGGGCTGGTCAGCGCCCGCCGGGACGGCCGCCGGCAGATCTACACGGTCGACGACCCGCACGTCCTGACGCTGGTGCACCAGATCTTCGACCACATCGCACCCGACGGCTCGCTCGCCCCGGACCCCGAGTTCCCGCTGGCCGACCCCCGAGCCGCCCTGCCGCCCACGTGA
- a CDS encoding sodium/calcium exchanger protein translates to MRALRPVLLCLLLAVPAVALRLTGTEVAPGVALLTFGIAVVASSFVLAWAAEAAEVDIAGGLAIAVLAVIAVLPEYAVDLYFAYTAGSRPEYVQFAAANMTGSNRLLLGLGWSLVVLLALYVARRRTGRPVKELVLDPAYRIEIGFLALASLLALVVPATGEIHLWLGLVLLGVFVFYLVRMARSGSDDEHDLVGPAARIGALPTRTRRITVVAMFVVAALVILASAEPFADALVHSGQALGIDQFLLVQWLAPLSSEAPELIIAMIFALRGKGGAALGLLVSAKVNQWTLLVGSLPIAYLAGGGSTSLVLDSRQVEEFALTVAQTLMGIAVLITLRFPRWAAWTLLALFGIQFGVPGTGGRLVLTGVYLVLATVALVINRHSVLPTLAAPFRRTQSVVSAAAADVRELQPSGSAGR, encoded by the coding sequence ATGCGCGCGCTCCGACCGGTCCTCCTCTGCCTGCTGCTGGCGGTCCCTGCGGTCGCCCTGCGGCTCACCGGGACCGAGGTGGCCCCGGGCGTGGCCCTGCTGACGTTCGGGATCGCGGTCGTGGCGTCGTCGTTCGTGCTGGCCTGGGCGGCCGAGGCGGCCGAGGTCGACATCGCGGGCGGGCTGGCCATCGCCGTGCTCGCCGTGATCGCCGTGCTGCCCGAGTACGCGGTCGACCTCTACTTCGCCTACACCGCCGGCTCGCGCCCCGAGTACGTGCAGTTCGCCGCCGCCAACATGACCGGCTCGAACCGCCTGCTCCTCGGCCTCGGCTGGTCGCTCGTCGTGCTGCTGGCCCTCTACGTGGCCCGGCGGCGCACCGGCCGCCCGGTGAAGGAGCTCGTCCTCGACCCCGCGTACCGCATCGAGATCGGGTTCCTCGCGCTCGCGTCGCTGCTCGCGCTCGTCGTGCCCGCGACCGGGGAGATCCACCTCTGGCTGGGGCTCGTCCTGCTCGGTGTCTTCGTCTTCTACCTGGTCCGCATGGCGCGCTCGGGCTCCGACGACGAGCACGACCTCGTCGGACCCGCGGCCCGGATCGGCGCCCTGCCCACCCGCACGCGACGCATCACGGTGGTGGCCATGTTCGTGGTGGCCGCGCTGGTCATCCTGGCCTCGGCCGAGCCGTTCGCCGACGCCCTGGTGCACAGCGGCCAGGCGCTGGGGATCGACCAGTTCCTGCTCGTGCAGTGGCTCGCGCCGCTGTCCTCGGAGGCGCCGGAGCTGATCATCGCGATGATCTTCGCGCTGCGGGGCAAGGGCGGGGCCGCCCTCGGCCTGCTCGTGTCGGCCAAGGTCAACCAGTGGACGCTGCTCGTCGGCAGCCTGCCGATCGCCTACCTCGCCGGCGGCGGCTCGACCAGCCTGGTGCTGGACTCCCGCCAGGTCGAGGAGTTCGCCCTGACCGTCGCGCAGACCCTGATGGGGATCGCGGTGCTGATCACGCTGCGCTTCCCGCGCTGGGCCGCGTGGACCCTGCTGGCGCTGTTCGGGATCCAGTTCGGCGTGCCCGGGACGGGTGGCCGGCTGGTCCTGACCGGCGTCTACCTCGTGCTCGCAACGGTCGCGCTGGTGATCAACCGGCACAGCGTCCTGCCCACCCTCGCCGCGCCGTTCCGGCGGACGCAGAGCGTCGTCAGCGCGGCTGCGGCGGACGTCAGAGAGCTTCAGCCGAGCGGATCGGCGGGTCGGTAG
- a CDS encoding serine/threonine-protein kinase, with protein MTVEQRTSTTEVDDDGDPVWVVAEGAPLVPDVQAWRRLGVGGRCEAWLGWCGLLWAPVVVKLPRPHQVDHPRARASLGREVRALEGILHPHLPHLYRHDLGAGLPYVVQEHVGGSDLDDLLARRRIPAGAAALLGSQLLSALLPLHARGVAHLDVTPANVVVRDGHAVLIDLGSSRRLGSRQPAGRPVGTLGYASPEMEACEPVSAAMDVYGVGAVLRETLARRWPGPGSAALADAVERLTAPDPSTRPSVRAALDLVARCLPRQRPAWPGWARPTDPPIRSAEAL; from the coding sequence ATGACGGTCGAGCAGCGGACCTCGACGACCGAGGTCGACGACGACGGCGACCCGGTCTGGGTCGTGGCGGAGGGAGCACCCCTGGTCCCGGACGTGCAGGCGTGGCGCCGGCTGGGGGTCGGTGGCCGCTGCGAGGCGTGGCTGGGCTGGTGCGGGCTCCTGTGGGCCCCGGTCGTGGTCAAGCTCCCGCGGCCGCACCAGGTCGACCACCCGCGCGCCCGGGCGTCCCTCGGCCGCGAGGTCCGGGCGCTGGAGGGCATCCTCCACCCGCACCTCCCGCACCTCTACCGCCACGACCTCGGCGCCGGGCTGCCGTACGTCGTGCAGGAGCACGTCGGCGGCTCCGACCTCGACGACCTGCTGGCTCGTCGTCGTATCCCCGCGGGGGCGGCGGCGCTGCTGGGCAGCCAGCTGCTCAGCGCGCTCCTGCCCCTGCACGCCCGCGGGGTCGCCCACCTCGACGTCACCCCCGCCAACGTCGTGGTCCGCGACGGCCACGCCGTGCTGATCGATCTCGGCAGCTCCCGTCGCCTGGGCAGCCGCCAGCCCGCGGGCCGTCCCGTGGGGACGCTCGGCTACGCCAGCCCCGAGATGGAGGCGTGCGAGCCGGTCAGCGCGGCCATGGACGTCTACGGCGTGGGCGCGGTGCTCCGCGAGACCCTGGCCCGACGTTGGCCGGGTCCGGGCTCGGCCGCGCTGGCCGACGCGGTCGAGCGCCTCACCGCGCCCGACCCCTCGACCCGCCCGTCGGTCCGGGCGGCGCTGGACCTCGTCGCGCGCTGCCTCCCGCGGCAGCGACCGGCGTGGCCGGGGTGGGCGAGGCCTACCGACCCGCCGATCCGCTCGGCTGAAGCTCTCTGA
- a CDS encoding ABC transporter ATP-binding protein → MSTSSLLRLVVEPARTHRRALVASCGLSVLQVGAELARPWPLALAVDWAIERDGIPPVLAGVDPALLLVGAGVTTLLTSVLVSLLDLGATRSAERTAERLGAGLRHDVLSRSLRLSLRWHAGTRSAEVVSRLTSDVGRVLDAVAATTLSLVPDVLMLVGVTVVLVALDPWLALLGLLVVPLLAVLAVHQRRRVRSSQVAARSAAGRLSTTATDLLRNVVAVQAFGRVDRAVGDFGSTNADLLRTNVAAVDVETRWTPYADLVLALGAALVLVAGGLQVTNGSLSTGGLLVVLGYLRDLYSPVRALTRLSGVWARAGASADRINDVLEAEPEGPDAAGAVVAPALLGPVEFRGVGFGYEPGRPVLADVDLTIERGETVCLFGPSGVGKSTLLLLLLRLWDPETGTILVDGTDLRRWTRQSVREQIAYVPQDPWLLDATLAQNVAFGSRTATRAQVVEACARTHVDEFVDRLPLAYDTPLGEGGLRLSGGQRRRVALARAAVSPARLVLLDEPTASLDAASAAHVIDAVRATTARRTTLLVTHDPALARVADRIVHLTQSSTAPLGAVARHETREGVMTS, encoded by the coding sequence GTGAGCACCTCCTCCCTCCTCCGCCTCGTCGTGGAGCCGGCCCGAACGCACCGTCGTGCGCTGGTCGCCTCCTGCGGCCTGTCGGTGCTGCAGGTGGGGGCGGAGCTCGCCCGGCCCTGGCCGCTGGCGCTCGCCGTCGACTGGGCCATCGAGCGTGACGGCATCCCGCCCGTCCTCGCCGGCGTCGACCCCGCGCTCCTGCTGGTCGGCGCCGGGGTCACGACGCTCCTCACCAGCGTGCTGGTCAGCCTGCTCGACCTCGGCGCGACCCGCTCCGCCGAGCGGACGGCCGAGCGGCTGGGTGCCGGTCTGCGCCACGACGTCCTCAGCCGCAGCCTGCGGCTCTCCCTGCGCTGGCACGCGGGCACCCGCAGCGCCGAGGTCGTCTCCCGGCTCACCTCGGACGTCGGCCGGGTCCTCGACGCGGTCGCGGCCACGACGCTCAGCCTCGTGCCCGACGTGCTCATGCTCGTCGGCGTCACCGTCGTCCTGGTCGCGCTCGACCCGTGGCTCGCGCTGCTCGGCCTGCTCGTCGTCCCGCTGCTCGCGGTGCTGGCCGTCCACCAGCGCCGTCGCGTCCGCTCCAGCCAGGTCGCGGCCCGTTCCGCGGCCGGTCGGCTGAGCACGACGGCGACCGACCTGCTCCGCAACGTCGTCGCCGTCCAGGCCTTCGGCCGCGTCGACCGCGCGGTCGGCGACTTCGGCAGCACGAACGCCGACCTGCTCCGGACGAACGTCGCCGCCGTCGACGTCGAGACCCGCTGGACCCCGTACGCCGACCTCGTGCTGGCGCTCGGCGCCGCCCTGGTCCTGGTCGCCGGCGGCCTCCAGGTCACTAACGGGTCGCTGAGCACGGGCGGCCTGCTCGTGGTGCTCGGCTACCTGCGCGACCTCTACTCCCCCGTCCGCGCCCTCACCCGCCTGTCCGGCGTCTGGGCCCGGGCCGGCGCGAGCGCCGACCGGATCAACGACGTCCTCGAGGCCGAGCCGGAGGGACCCGACGCGGCCGGGGCCGTGGTGGCCCCGGCGCTGCTCGGGCCGGTGGAGTTCCGGGGGGTCGGGTTCGGCTACGAGCCCGGGCGCCCGGTGCTCGCGGACGTGGACCTGACGATCGAGCGCGGCGAGACCGTGTGCCTGTTCGGCCCGAGCGGGGTCGGCAAGAGCACCCTGCTCCTGCTGCTCCTCCGGCTGTGGGACCCCGAGACCGGGACGATCCTGGTCGACGGCACCGACCTGCGCCGCTGGACCCGGCAGAGCGTCCGCGAGCAGATCGCCTACGTGCCGCAGGACCCCTGGCTGCTGGACGCGACCCTCGCCCAGAACGTCGCCTTCGGGTCGCGGACCGCGACCCGGGCCCAGGTCGTCGAGGCGTGCGCCCGGACCCACGTGGACGAGTTCGTGGACCGGCTGCCGCTGGCCTACGACACCCCGCTGGGCGAGGGCGGCCTGCGGCTGTCGGGCGGTCAGCGACGCCGGGTCGCCCTGGCGCGGGCCGCCGTCTCGCCGGCCCGGCTGGTGCTGCTCGACGAGCCGACCGCCTCGCTCGACGCGGCCTCCGCGGCGCACGTGATCGACGCGGTCCGGGCCACGACCGCCCGGCGCACGACCCTCCTGGTGACCCATGACCCGGCCCTGGCGCGCGTCGCCGACCGCATCGTCCACCTGACCCAGAGCTCGACCGCACCGCTCGGTGCCGTCGCCCGCCACGAGACCCGGGAGGGGGTGATGACCTCATGA
- a CDS encoding histidine kinase, producing MVDPRRRRRADPQAPVSVAGLVLRFSLAGLVVMALLGTVLAVLARQAGTEQAVDSARQVAYVAGRGIAEPRLTDAVLAGDPAALRALDVDLHRYVLQGSLVRVKLWRADGRILYSDEPRLVGQGFPLQEDETEALEQGLVDSEISDLSAPENVYERPFGKLLEVYVGLTSASGERLLFEAYFRYDAVVTAAEAQWRKYAPPTLAGLLALQLVQIPFAWSLARRLQRQQRERQRLLQRAVDASQVERRRIAGDLHDGVVQDLTGLTYALDAARLGPDRPDGHRELVGRAAKQLRASVADLRTLLVEIYPPDLAVEGLPAALTDLAAGLERAGLRVDLDVEDSADLPLDVASVLFRSGQEVLRNVVAHSDARHVALQAGRRDGVASLVVDDDGRGFDAADLDRRFAEGHIGLRSLGDLIDDSGGTLSVRSAPGQGTRVEIVVPVA from the coding sequence ATGGTCGATCCACGACGGCGACGGCGCGCCGACCCGCAGGCGCCCGTGTCCGTGGCCGGCCTCGTGCTGCGGTTCAGCCTGGCCGGGCTCGTGGTGATGGCGCTGCTGGGGACGGTGCTGGCCGTGCTCGCCCGGCAGGCGGGGACCGAGCAGGCGGTCGACTCGGCCCGTCAGGTGGCGTACGTCGCCGGGCGAGGCATCGCCGAGCCCCGCCTCACCGACGCGGTGCTCGCCGGCGACCCCGCGGCCCTGCGTGCGCTCGACGTCGACCTGCACCGCTACGTGCTGCAGGGCTCGCTGGTGCGGGTCAAGCTCTGGCGTGCCGACGGGCGCATCCTCTACTCCGACGAGCCGCGCCTGGTGGGGCAGGGCTTCCCGCTCCAGGAGGACGAGACGGAGGCGCTCGAGCAGGGGCTCGTCGACTCCGAGATCAGCGACCTCTCGGCACCCGAGAACGTCTACGAGCGGCCGTTCGGCAAGCTGCTCGAGGTGTACGTCGGACTCACCTCCGCCAGCGGGGAGCGGCTGCTCTTCGAGGCGTACTTCCGCTACGACGCCGTGGTCACCGCCGCCGAGGCGCAGTGGCGCAAGTACGCGCCGCCCACGCTGGCCGGGCTCCTCGCGCTCCAGCTGGTGCAGATCCCGTTCGCCTGGTCGCTCGCCCGCCGGCTCCAGCGTCAGCAGCGCGAGCGTCAGCGCCTGCTCCAGCGGGCGGTCGACGCCTCCCAGGTGGAGCGACGTCGCATCGCCGGGGACCTGCACGACGGCGTCGTCCAGGACCTGACCGGCCTCACGTACGCCCTCGACGCGGCGCGACTCGGTCCCGACCGGCCGGACGGGCACCGCGAGCTGGTCGGTCGGGCGGCGAAGCAGCTGCGGGCCAGCGTCGCGGACCTGCGCACGCTGCTGGTCGAGATCTACCCGCCGGACCTCGCCGTCGAGGGGCTGCCCGCCGCGCTGACCGATCTCGCCGCGGGGCTGGAGCGCGCGGGTCTCCGCGTGGACCTCGACGTCGAGGACTCCGCCGACCTGCCGCTGGACGTGGCGTCGGTGCTCTTCCGCAGCGGGCAGGAGGTGCTGCGCAACGTCGTCGCGCACAGCGACGCCCGGCACGTCGCCCTGCAGGCCGGTCGGCGCGACGGGGTGGCGAGCCTCGTGGTGGACGACGACGGCCGCGGCTTCGACGCGGCGGACCTCGACCGCCGCTTCGCCGAGGGGCACATCGGGCTGCGGTCGCTGGGCGACCTGATCGACGACTCGGGGGGCACGTTGTCCGTCCGCTCCGCCCCGGGCCAGGGGACGCGCGTCGAGATCGTGGTGCCGGTCGCATGA
- a CDS encoding response regulator encodes MNGTGTVSVLLVDDHAIVRGGLRALLSTTTDLVVVGEAGDADEAVRLARELRPDVVLMDLSMPGTDGVRATAALLVVHPEAHVLVLTSLAEQRWILDALEAGAEGYLLKHSEPEVIMAGIREVVAGGSPLDPKAARTLLTSRRSAPVPASTRATSPLSEREEEVLAMVAEGLPNKTIGRRLGITERTVKAHLTNVFARLGVADRTQAALWHQRRDLDAGS; translated from the coding sequence ATGAACGGAACCGGCACCGTCTCCGTGCTGCTGGTCGACGACCACGCCATCGTCCGCGGCGGGCTGCGCGCGCTGCTCTCGACGACCACCGACCTCGTGGTCGTGGGGGAGGCGGGCGACGCCGACGAGGCGGTCCGCCTCGCCCGGGAGCTGCGACCCGACGTCGTGCTGATGGACCTGTCCATGCCCGGGACCGACGGCGTCCGGGCCACGGCGGCCCTGCTGGTCGTGCACCCGGAGGCCCACGTCCTCGTCCTGACCTCGTTGGCCGAGCAGCGCTGGATCCTCGACGCGCTCGAGGCCGGGGCCGAGGGCTACCTCCTCAAGCACAGCGAGCCCGAGGTGATCATGGCCGGCATCCGCGAGGTCGTCGCCGGCGGCTCGCCGTTGGACCCGAAGGCCGCCCGGACGCTCCTGACCAGCCGGCGGTCGGCGCCGGTCCCCGCGTCGACCCGGGCGACCTCGCCGTTGAGCGAGCGCGAGGAGGAGGTGCTGGCCATGGTCGCGGAGGGGCTGCCCAACAAGACGATCGGGCGCCGGCTCGGCATCACCGAGCGCACGGTCAAGGCACACCTCACGAACGTCTTCGCCCGGCTGGGCGTCGCCGACCGCACCCAGGCCGCCCTGTGGCACCAGCGGCGGGACCTGGACGCCGGGTCCTGA
- a CDS encoding phospho-sugar mutase, translating to MSTVPPTLREAVEAWSAQDPDPQTRAEAERLLQSAESGDAQALAELTESFTGRLAFGTAGLRGRLGPGPNRMNRVVVTQAAAGLAAYLRDQVALRDAHGTKVLVGYDARHGSERFARDTGEVLAAAGFEAVVTAGPVPTPVVAFGILHLGCVAGVVVTASHNPREDNGYKVYLADGSQIVPPADAEIAARIDDVARHPLGHVRRSDAYARVGAPLLDAYAARAASLVDADAPRALRWAYTPLHGVGGGLVLDVVARAGFGAPSVVAEQAEPDPDFPTVAFPNPEEPGAIDLALALGERVDADVVVANDPDADRCAVAASFPGSGWRMLTGDELGVLLGEDALRRGTTGTYACSVVSSTQLATVAAAYGQPSATTLTGFKWIGRVPGLAFGYEEAIGYCVDPAAVHDKDGMTALVRVLALTSALKAAGSTLAERLDEIATTYGVVLTGQLSVRVEDLDQITQAMARLRARPPATLVGEPVAVTDLSGGLGDLPPTDAVRLEGATVRVVVRPSGTEPKLKAYLEARVPLDQTRGLEDDRRRASGTLTRLRQEMSAALGLG from the coding sequence GTGAGCACCGTCCCGCCGACCCTGCGCGAGGCCGTCGAGGCCTGGTCCGCGCAGGACCCCGACCCGCAGACCCGCGCCGAGGCCGAACGGCTGCTGCAGTCGGCCGAGAGCGGCGACGCCCAGGCCCTCGCCGAGCTGACCGAGTCGTTCACCGGTCGGCTCGCCTTCGGCACCGCCGGGCTGCGCGGCCGGCTCGGTCCCGGCCCGAACCGCATGAACCGCGTCGTCGTCACCCAGGCCGCGGCCGGCCTCGCCGCCTACCTGCGCGACCAGGTCGCGCTGCGCGACGCGCACGGCACGAAGGTGCTGGTCGGCTACGACGCCCGGCACGGCTCGGAACGGTTCGCCCGCGACACCGGCGAGGTGCTGGCGGCCGCCGGGTTCGAGGCCGTGGTGACCGCGGGTCCCGTGCCGACCCCGGTCGTGGCCTTCGGCATCCTGCACCTCGGCTGCGTCGCCGGCGTCGTCGTCACCGCGTCGCACAACCCCCGCGAGGACAACGGCTACAAGGTCTACCTCGCCGACGGCTCCCAGATCGTGCCGCCCGCGGACGCCGAGATCGCCGCCCGCATCGACGACGTGGCCCGCCACCCGCTCGGCCACGTCCGGCGCAGCGACGCGTACGCCCGCGTCGGCGCCCCGCTGCTCGACGCCTACGCCGCCCGCGCGGCCTCGCTCGTCGACGCGGACGCCCCCCGCGCGCTGCGCTGGGCCTACACACCGCTGCACGGGGTGGGCGGCGGCCTCGTGCTCGACGTCGTGGCCCGGGCCGGCTTCGGCGCGCCGTCGGTCGTGGCCGAGCAGGCCGAGCCCGACCCGGACTTCCCCACCGTCGCCTTCCCCAACCCCGAGGAGCCCGGCGCGATCGACCTCGCCCTCGCCCTCGGCGAACGGGTCGACGCCGACGTGGTCGTGGCGAACGACCCCGACGCCGACCGCTGCGCCGTCGCCGCCTCGTTCCCGGGGTCGGGCTGGCGGATGCTGACCGGCGACGAGCTCGGTGTGCTGCTCGGCGAGGACGCGCTGCGCCGCGGGACCACCGGCACGTACGCGTGCTCGGTCGTCTCCAGCACGCAGCTGGCCACGGTGGCGGCGGCGTACGGGCAGCCGAGCGCCACGACGCTGACCGGCTTCAAGTGGATCGGGCGTGTGCCGGGGCTGGCCTTCGGCTACGAGGAGGCGATCGGCTACTGCGTCGACCCCGCCGCGGTCCACGACAAGGACGGCATGACCGCGCTCGTCCGGGTGCTGGCCCTGACCTCCGCGCTCAAGGCGGCCGGGTCGACCCTGGCGGAACGCCTCGACGAGATCGCGACGACGTACGGCGTCGTGCTGACCGGTCAGCTCTCGGTCCGGGTCGAGGACCTCGACCAGATCACGCAGGCGATGGCCCGGCTGCGGGCCCGGCCGCCCGCGACGCTCGTCGGCGAGCCGGTCGCGGTGACCGACCTGTCGGGGGGCCTGGGTGACCTGCCGCCGACCGACGCCGTCCGGCTCGAGGGCGCGACCGTCCGGGTGGTCGTCCGGCCCTCCGGGACCGAGCCCAAGCTCAAGGCCTACCTCGAGGCGCGGGTACCGCTCGACCAGACCCGGGGCCTCGAGGACGACCGCAGGCGGGCCAGCGGGACGCTGACCCGCCTGCGGCAGGAGATGTCGGCCGCGCTCGGCCTGGGCTGA